One segment of Dromaius novaehollandiae isolate bDroNov1 chromosome Z, bDroNov1.hap1, whole genome shotgun sequence DNA contains the following:
- the LOC135323477 gene encoding trafficking protein particle complex subunit 13-like isoform X2, protein MDVNQPKQEHLLALKVMRLTKPTLFTNIPVTCEERDLPGNLFNQLMKDDPSTVNGAETLMLGEMLTLPQNFGNIFLGETFSSYISVHNDSNQIVKDILVKADLQTSSQRLNLSASSAAVAELKPDCCIDDVIHHEVKEIGTHILVCAVSYTTQMGEKMYFRKFFKFQVLKPLDVKTKFYNAESDLSSVTDEVFLEAQIQNITTSPMFMEKVSLEPSIMYNVAELNTVDTAGERASTFGSRTYLQPMDTRQYLYCLKPKQEFAEKAGVIKGVTVIGKLDIVWKTNLGERGRLQTSQLQRMAPGYGDVRLSLETIPDTVNLEEPFDITCKITNCSERTMDLVLEMCNTNSIHWCGVSGRQLGKLHPSSSLHLALTLLSSVQGLQSVSGLRLTDTFLKRTYEYDDIAQVCVISSEVKKES, encoded by the exons ATGGACGTCAACCAGCCCAAGCAGGAGCACCTGCTGGCTCTGAAAG TGATGAGGCTAACCAAGCCTACTTTATTCACTAATATTCCGGTGACTTGTGAAGAGAGAGATTTGCCAG GTAATCTATTTAACCAGCTCATGAAAGATGATCCTTCTACTGTAAATGGAGCAGAAACTTTGATGCTAGGAGAAATGCTGACTTTGCCTCAGAATTTTGG aaatatatttctgGGAGAGACATTTTCCAGTTACATTAGTGTACATAATGATAGTAATCAAATTGTCAAGGACATATTGGTAAAG GCTGATCTTCAGACAAGTTCTCAGCGCTTGAATCTTTCAGCTTCTAGTGCTGCAGTGGCAGAACTTAAACCTGACTGTTGTATTGATGATGTGATTCATCATGAAGTAAAGGAAATAGGAACACACAT cttagTTTGTGCAGTAAGTTACACTACACAGATGGGAGAGAAGATGTACTTCAGAAAGTTCTTCAAATTTCAG GTTCTAAAACCGCTAGATGTGAAGACTAAATTCTACAATGCTGAG AGTGACCTCAGTTCTGtg acagATGAAGTGTTTCTGGAAGCTCAGATTCAGAATATCACCACCTCTCCAATGTTTATGGAGAAGGTTTCTTTAGAGCCATCTATTATGTACAACGTTGCAGAACTGAACACAGTTGACACGGCAGGGGAAAG agcgtCTACTTTTGGCTCAAGGACTTATTTACAGCCTATGGACACACGTCAATATTTATACTGCCTAAAGCCAAAGCAGGAATTTGCAGAGAAAGCTGGAGTAATAAAAGGTGTAACAGTGATTGGGAAACTAGACATTGTATGGAAAACAAATCTGGGTGAACGAGGAAGGTTGCAAACTAGCCAGCTGCAAAGAATG GCTCCTGGTTATGGCGATGTAAGGCTTTCTCTGGAGACAATACCAGACACTGTAAATTTGGAAGAACCTTTTGACATTACATGTAAAATAACAAATTGCAG TGAAAGGACTATGGATCTGGTTTTAGAGATGTGCAATACTAACTCCATCCACTGGTGTGGAGTTTCAGGAAGGCAGCTTGGAAAGCTACACCCAAGTTCATCCCTCCATCTTGCACTTACGTTATTGTCTTCAGTGCAGGGACTGCAA AGTGTCTCTGGCTTAAGACTTACAGACACATTTTTGAAGAGAACATACGAGTATGATGACATTGCACAAGTCTGTGTAATTTCTTCAGAAgtcaaaaaagaaagctga
- the LOC135323477 gene encoding trafficking protein particle complex subunit 13-like isoform X3 — translation MDVNQPKQEHLLALKVMRLTKPTLFTNIPVTCEERDLPGNLFNQLMKDDPSTVNGAETLMLGEMLTLPQNFGNIFLGETFSSYISVHNDSNQIVKDILVKADLQTSSQRLNLSASSAAVAELKPDCCIDDVIHHEVKEIGTHILVCAVSYTTQMGEKMYFRKFFKFQVLKPLDVKTKFYNAETDEVFLEAQIQNITTSPMFMEKVSLEPSIMYNVAELNTVDTAGERASTFGSRTYLQPMDTRQYLYCLKPKQEFAEKAGVIKGVTVIGKLDIVWKTNLGERGRLQTSQLQRMAPGYGDVRLSLETIPDTVNLEEPFDITCKITNCSSERTMDLVLEMCNTNSIHWCGVSGRQLGKLHPSSSLHLALTLLSSVQGLQSVSGLRLTDTFLKRTYEYDDIAQVCVISSEVKKES, via the exons ATGGACGTCAACCAGCCCAAGCAGGAGCACCTGCTGGCTCTGAAAG TGATGAGGCTAACCAAGCCTACTTTATTCACTAATATTCCGGTGACTTGTGAAGAGAGAGATTTGCCAG GTAATCTATTTAACCAGCTCATGAAAGATGATCCTTCTACTGTAAATGGAGCAGAAACTTTGATGCTAGGAGAAATGCTGACTTTGCCTCAGAATTTTGG aaatatatttctgGGAGAGACATTTTCCAGTTACATTAGTGTACATAATGATAGTAATCAAATTGTCAAGGACATATTGGTAAAG GCTGATCTTCAGACAAGTTCTCAGCGCTTGAATCTTTCAGCTTCTAGTGCTGCAGTGGCAGAACTTAAACCTGACTGTTGTATTGATGATGTGATTCATCATGAAGTAAAGGAAATAGGAACACACAT cttagTTTGTGCAGTAAGTTACACTACACAGATGGGAGAGAAGATGTACTTCAGAAAGTTCTTCAAATTTCAG GTTCTAAAACCGCTAGATGTGAAGACTAAATTCTACAATGCTGAG acagATGAAGTGTTTCTGGAAGCTCAGATTCAGAATATCACCACCTCTCCAATGTTTATGGAGAAGGTTTCTTTAGAGCCATCTATTATGTACAACGTTGCAGAACTGAACACAGTTGACACGGCAGGGGAAAG agcgtCTACTTTTGGCTCAAGGACTTATTTACAGCCTATGGACACACGTCAATATTTATACTGCCTAAAGCCAAAGCAGGAATTTGCAGAGAAAGCTGGAGTAATAAAAGGTGTAACAGTGATTGGGAAACTAGACATTGTATGGAAAACAAATCTGGGTGAACGAGGAAGGTTGCAAACTAGCCAGCTGCAAAGAATG GCTCCTGGTTATGGCGATGTAAGGCTTTCTCTGGAGACAATACCAGACACTGTAAATTTGGAAGAACCTTTTGACATTACATGTAAAATAACAAATTGCAG CAGTGAAAGGACTATGGATCTGGTTTTAGAGATGTGCAATACTAACTCCATCCACTGGTGTGGAGTTTCAGGAAGGCAGCTTGGAAAGCTACACCCAAGTTCATCCCTCCATCTTGCACTTACGTTATTGTCTTCAGTGCAGGGACTGCAA AGTGTCTCTGGCTTAAGACTTACAGACACATTTTTGAAGAGAACATACGAGTATGATGACATTGCACAAGTCTGTGTAATTTCTTCAGAAgtcaaaaaagaaagctga
- the LOC135323477 gene encoding trafficking protein particle complex subunit 13-like isoform X4, which produces MDVNQPKQEHLLALKVMRLTKPTLFTNIPVTCEERDLPGNLFNQLMKDDPSTVNGAETLMLGEMLTLPQNFGNIFLGETFSSYISVHNDSNQIVKDILVKADLQTSSQRLNLSASSAAVAELKPDCCIDDVIHHEVKEIGTHILVCAVSYTTQMGEKMYFRKFFKFQVLKPLDVKTKFYNAETDEVFLEAQIQNITTSPMFMEKVSLEPSIMYNVAELNTVDTAGERASTFGSRTYLQPMDTRQYLYCLKPKQEFAEKAGVIKGVTVIGKLDIVWKTNLGERGRLQTSQLQRMAPGYGDVRLSLETIPDTVNLEEPFDITCKITNCSERTMDLVLEMCNTNSIHWCGVSGRQLGKLHPSSSLHLALTLLSSVQGLQSVSGLRLTDTFLKRTYEYDDIAQVCVISSEVKKES; this is translated from the exons ATGGACGTCAACCAGCCCAAGCAGGAGCACCTGCTGGCTCTGAAAG TGATGAGGCTAACCAAGCCTACTTTATTCACTAATATTCCGGTGACTTGTGAAGAGAGAGATTTGCCAG GTAATCTATTTAACCAGCTCATGAAAGATGATCCTTCTACTGTAAATGGAGCAGAAACTTTGATGCTAGGAGAAATGCTGACTTTGCCTCAGAATTTTGG aaatatatttctgGGAGAGACATTTTCCAGTTACATTAGTGTACATAATGATAGTAATCAAATTGTCAAGGACATATTGGTAAAG GCTGATCTTCAGACAAGTTCTCAGCGCTTGAATCTTTCAGCTTCTAGTGCTGCAGTGGCAGAACTTAAACCTGACTGTTGTATTGATGATGTGATTCATCATGAAGTAAAGGAAATAGGAACACACAT cttagTTTGTGCAGTAAGTTACACTACACAGATGGGAGAGAAGATGTACTTCAGAAAGTTCTTCAAATTTCAG GTTCTAAAACCGCTAGATGTGAAGACTAAATTCTACAATGCTGAG acagATGAAGTGTTTCTGGAAGCTCAGATTCAGAATATCACCACCTCTCCAATGTTTATGGAGAAGGTTTCTTTAGAGCCATCTATTATGTACAACGTTGCAGAACTGAACACAGTTGACACGGCAGGGGAAAG agcgtCTACTTTTGGCTCAAGGACTTATTTACAGCCTATGGACACACGTCAATATTTATACTGCCTAAAGCCAAAGCAGGAATTTGCAGAGAAAGCTGGAGTAATAAAAGGTGTAACAGTGATTGGGAAACTAGACATTGTATGGAAAACAAATCTGGGTGAACGAGGAAGGTTGCAAACTAGCCAGCTGCAAAGAATG GCTCCTGGTTATGGCGATGTAAGGCTTTCTCTGGAGACAATACCAGACACTGTAAATTTGGAAGAACCTTTTGACATTACATGTAAAATAACAAATTGCAG TGAAAGGACTATGGATCTGGTTTTAGAGATGTGCAATACTAACTCCATCCACTGGTGTGGAGTTTCAGGAAGGCAGCTTGGAAAGCTACACCCAAGTTCATCCCTCCATCTTGCACTTACGTTATTGTCTTCAGTGCAGGGACTGCAA AGTGTCTCTGGCTTAAGACTTACAGACACATTTTTGAAGAGAACATACGAGTATGATGACATTGCACAAGTCTGTGTAATTTCTTCAGAAgtcaaaaaagaaagctga
- the LOC135323477 gene encoding trafficking protein particle complex subunit 13-like isoform X1 produces the protein MDVNQPKQEHLLALKVMRLTKPTLFTNIPVTCEERDLPGNLFNQLMKDDPSTVNGAETLMLGEMLTLPQNFGNIFLGETFSSYISVHNDSNQIVKDILVKADLQTSSQRLNLSASSAAVAELKPDCCIDDVIHHEVKEIGTHILVCAVSYTTQMGEKMYFRKFFKFQVLKPLDVKTKFYNAESDLSSVTDEVFLEAQIQNITTSPMFMEKVSLEPSIMYNVAELNTVDTAGERASTFGSRTYLQPMDTRQYLYCLKPKQEFAEKAGVIKGVTVIGKLDIVWKTNLGERGRLQTSQLQRMAPGYGDVRLSLETIPDTVNLEEPFDITCKITNCSSERTMDLVLEMCNTNSIHWCGVSGRQLGKLHPSSSLHLALTLLSSVQGLQSVSGLRLTDTFLKRTYEYDDIAQVCVISSEVKKES, from the exons ATGGACGTCAACCAGCCCAAGCAGGAGCACCTGCTGGCTCTGAAAG TGATGAGGCTAACCAAGCCTACTTTATTCACTAATATTCCGGTGACTTGTGAAGAGAGAGATTTGCCAG GTAATCTATTTAACCAGCTCATGAAAGATGATCCTTCTACTGTAAATGGAGCAGAAACTTTGATGCTAGGAGAAATGCTGACTTTGCCTCAGAATTTTGG aaatatatttctgGGAGAGACATTTTCCAGTTACATTAGTGTACATAATGATAGTAATCAAATTGTCAAGGACATATTGGTAAAG GCTGATCTTCAGACAAGTTCTCAGCGCTTGAATCTTTCAGCTTCTAGTGCTGCAGTGGCAGAACTTAAACCTGACTGTTGTATTGATGATGTGATTCATCATGAAGTAAAGGAAATAGGAACACACAT cttagTTTGTGCAGTAAGTTACACTACACAGATGGGAGAGAAGATGTACTTCAGAAAGTTCTTCAAATTTCAG GTTCTAAAACCGCTAGATGTGAAGACTAAATTCTACAATGCTGAG AGTGACCTCAGTTCTGtg acagATGAAGTGTTTCTGGAAGCTCAGATTCAGAATATCACCACCTCTCCAATGTTTATGGAGAAGGTTTCTTTAGAGCCATCTATTATGTACAACGTTGCAGAACTGAACACAGTTGACACGGCAGGGGAAAG agcgtCTACTTTTGGCTCAAGGACTTATTTACAGCCTATGGACACACGTCAATATTTATACTGCCTAAAGCCAAAGCAGGAATTTGCAGAGAAAGCTGGAGTAATAAAAGGTGTAACAGTGATTGGGAAACTAGACATTGTATGGAAAACAAATCTGGGTGAACGAGGAAGGTTGCAAACTAGCCAGCTGCAAAGAATG GCTCCTGGTTATGGCGATGTAAGGCTTTCTCTGGAGACAATACCAGACACTGTAAATTTGGAAGAACCTTTTGACATTACATGTAAAATAACAAATTGCAG CAGTGAAAGGACTATGGATCTGGTTTTAGAGATGTGCAATACTAACTCCATCCACTGGTGTGGAGTTTCAGGAAGGCAGCTTGGAAAGCTACACCCAAGTTCATCCCTCCATCTTGCACTTACGTTATTGTCTTCAGTGCAGGGACTGCAA AGTGTCTCTGGCTTAAGACTTACAGACACATTTTTGAAGAGAACATACGAGTATGATGACATTGCACAAGTCTGTGTAATTTCTTCAGAAgtcaaaaaagaaagctga